Genomic segment of Eretmochelys imbricata isolate rEreImb1 chromosome 24, rEreImb1.hap1, whole genome shotgun sequence:
CCGTGTTCTTCTCCAGCTGCTCCAGCTCACACCTGACCACCTGGCACCAGGCGTTGCTGCAGTTCTGCGaggggagcagaggcagggccaTGAGCGCCAGACTCCAAACTCGCGCCAGCCGACCCCACCATCCCCTTAGGCAAGGGCAGACGGGGGGGTGAGGCTGGTGGTACAGGTACAAGTGAGATGGCTGAAGATGTCTCTGCCAGTGCTAGGACATAGCTGGTTGAATGGCAAAGAGATCACTGgggggcacctaactcccacttgCCCGCAGTGGTGCTTAAGCTTCTAAGGCCTAGAGCCTCACAGAGGTGCCACAAGACCCCTGAGGCTCTGCGCCCTCAATACCCAAGAACTTCTCTAGCATTTTAGCTAGCCGCTGCAGTGCAGACGCCGTTATACGGCTCCAGGGGAGCTTTCTACTGGTCTAGCTGTTCCCATgcgggaaggggaataagctatatggCACCTTTCTACCGGCATCACGATGTCCACTCTAGAGGTTGGCCTGGTATAGCTAAATCACCATGGCCACGTCTATAGGTACAGTGCTGCCTGGCCCAGCTGTACCAAGTCCGCTGCGGCGTCTGGTGGAGACGCTCTATGCCGCTAACAGACCGTTAAACTGGTATCAACACTGGTTGCAGATCAGCCCCTTTGGAAAATGAGACTTAGATGTTTTTGAACAATGTCACCCCCTAACCATTATcgttttgtgggggaggggcatggcaGGGCATAGCAACAGCAGGGGGAATTTGAGGCCCAAAGAAATTACCTGAGCTGGAATTCAGGCAGGGACACCAATACTCAGGTGCTCTTTGCCAAGGTGTTGGTGGCAGAAGTGGTGTCCGCCAGCTCTTCAGATGAGCACAAGCTGCCACTTTGGTTTGGTTGAGTTGGACGGCACCTCCGGTATTCCACAGCCACCGGCTTCAGCTCTGctgacacccctccctccacccttccAAGGGAGAGCACCCCCTTCTGAATGGACTGTCCCAGTTTTGGCACACCCAAGCTTTATTTGGGGGAGGTGTCCCCTCCAAGCATGGATCAAGCCCATCCCTGCTTCATCTGAGGTCCCTGTGTGATGGCAGTAGGGCCGCTGGCGCTGCTTGACGGTGCCGTGCCACTCACCAGTCTGTCTGCATGCAAGAGATCTTCAGGGTGAATAGGAATCACTCCAGCCTGGCTCCGTAGCGTTGCCTCCGTCAGGTTTTGCACGACACAGGTAACCTTGAACGAGacagcacatggcagtgtggTCACTACAGGGCCTGGTACAAGTATGGACTAGAGGGGGACTGTGGGGGCTGGCACTAAACAGACAGATAGACAGCCCTTTGCAGGGCCGGGGATCCTACCAGATCTGCCCCCTTCTCTCTTTTCAATTATTCTCTAACGATGGAGAGCAGCAGAGAACTTGACCCATGAGCCCATTCAGCCCATGCTCCCAGCTGGAGCTGAGCGGGTCTAGCAGCTGCTAGTACATGGGGAAGGGCTGAGGGCTGGCCCAGGGGGGAGAGGATTGCTCCTGCCTCTGTCTCGCAGGCCAAGGACTCACATTGTCGGCGATGATGCGTGTGATGGAGAGGAAGTAGCTGCGCCGGAAGGCCATGGCAGGGAGGTACATGCTGACGGAGAGGTTCCTGACTGCGTAGCAGCCAAGGTTCTGGACCTGCAGGGAGATGGGAGCGACGCTGTTCAAAGGGCAGGGGCCAGCTCCTCGTAGCGCCAACCCTAAGCAGCCACCCAGCCTCGGCTTGAGGTCTATGCACCAGCTGTCCAAGAAAGATCCTGGAATGGCCCAGAGGAGATCACCTTCGATTGTTTGCTCTTGAGGGGCAGGTCCAGTTGGCTtatgtatttatacagcacctagcatctGCTCCGTGACAGCTCGACGCTACGAGGCTCTATGCATCTTGCTAGACAAACCCTCCATTGGAGCCCTGGGCTCGGTTCATTAAGGGGATCCCACCCCAAGGTGTTTCGAATGGGCGACCCCTGGAGTTCAAAGACCCCAGAGCTCTCCAAGGGGCCATGCTTTACTCCTAAGGGGTCCCCCCTCTTCCAGCTGGGGTTTTCCCAGGGGCATGTCCGGAAGGGGATCCAACATGATCTAACCCCAGCCCCAAGAGCTGTTGTagggccccccgcccccaaccaaGCCCAGAACCTGCTGGAGCCATCCCCCACTGCCCCGGTATCTTCCCCCCCAATTGCTGGTACCTTGATGGTGGTCTTGAACTCCGGCCCGACGCTGCTGGAGAAGGTGCCCGCTGGATGCACTTCGTAGCGGTTCAGGATGGCCTCGCTGCGGGGACACGGCATGACTGGGGGGTGACGTGGTGCAGAGCAGATCGTCCCCTAGTGCCCGGACCTTGCTGTCTCCAGACACCTCTAGCCCCTATATCACAGGGGCTGCTGGGGACTGGGGGACCCTGCACtaatttgggggcaggggagcactGTCAGAAGAGTCCCTACTAACCTGGTTTGTGGGGCAGGGAACCCCTGATTTATCCCCCGGGAATGGGAAGGAGCAACAATGTGTCCTCCTGCTGGGGTTGATCAGTTGCAAACAGGTGTGtttggggctggggctcaggcatCTAATTGGCCAGGAAGCCAAGTCTGCAGGAATCTCTTGGCCACTTTTTCCCTGGGGCTTGGCCCTGGCCCAAGCCATTTGGAGACTGCTTGGGATTCTGGGAGCCCCAGTGGGTGGATGGATTTACCTACGCCTACCAGCAGCAGGGCCAGACTGGGGAGGTAGCACATGATCTATTagctgcccccccccgccatcaCCTTGGACTCAGCATCGGGGGTCCCCTCCCCGCCTGCATGAGAGGGGTGCCCAAGCTTAACTTACAGTGCACCTTCAAACCGGTTTAGTTCCACCAGTGCAAACAGCTGGGGTGGGAACACTCACTGGGGTTCAAATCAGGATTAATTCGGAACAGGTCTAAACTCAACCACACGCTCTTAAACCAGGCTGAGAGCCTCTACAGACACAGGGCTTAACTAAACCGGGTTGACTTCACCTCTGTAAAGCTGTGCCAGTTTCTCGTGTGGACAAGGTCGGGTTCTGGCTGCTTTAATCCCATGACAACGCTCCACCgccacccctcccctctctgcctggATCAGCTTCCCCCAGACAGGCTCACCTGGAGAGGAAGAGGTCAGGCTCGTAGCTGACGTAGGTGAAGGGCTGCACTGTGTTATCGTGTAGGGTCTCGTTCATTTCGATGCTGTCGCTGGGAGGAAGAACGGATTGTTACAGTGACTGGCTCACGTACCCCACCCCAGTTCCTAGCAGCTGCCCAGCCTTGGTGAAAGGCTCTGTTCCTGGTCAGATCTCTCCCACTCAATAGGTGAGAGATTTAAGGCAAATGCCCCTTTTTGCATTTCTGAATCAGATGCTTGGCCCATCAGGGCCAGCCAGGGCTGATGTGGGAGGAACAAAGGGGGACAATTGTACCAGGGTCCTGAGCCCCCGCCCCTAAAAAACAATCTGTGTAAAGAAAGACATGGGAGCGGGTGGGCTCCAGCCAACATGATGTCCCGGGGGCCGAGATTTCTCTCCTCAAGGCTGGGGCCGGCACCTGGCCTCCAGCAGCAGCTAACGGGCGATGCTGAGCTCCCCCAGGTCGGATGAGGATTGGCGGTTCTCCTCACCACCGCCCCTCGCCATCTTTACTCTCCAAGCCCCTCTGCGAGGCAGGGCCGTGCTGGGATCCCCGCTGCGCAGCTGGGGCACCACGGCCCAGCTCCCCACAAGCTTTTCGGCGCCGAACAGCCACTGCAGCGTTGCCAGTGAAATCCGTGGGCGTTAGGACCTTCGCTGcctctgtggatctgggcccaaaGTGACCTGCCCGAGGAGCCTGTGGCTGAGCGGGGAATCGAACCCAGCTGTCCCGCGTCCCAGAGTGGCACCTTGTCCGCTCCTTGGTGGCGATCAGCTGACACATGGAGGTGCGACACACACATCCCCACCCACTAGCCTGTTAGCCCAGCGGGCCGGGGAGGGTCGGTTCAGCCGGCTGCTCTTACCTGCTGGCCGTGAGTTTCAGGTGCGCTCGGTCGAGCAGGAAGGAGCAACTGAACTCGAACTCGAGCAGGAACGCCACCTGGGGAAAAGCAGAGCTTTCAGCCCAGCCCCTTGCCTGGCCTCGGCAGCAACCTGGCATGGGCCATGCCCAGCACTGGGCTGGACATGGAGACGAGAGcactgggtgcaggaggggacaggcaggagggggaggtcctgctttcagcagccGCTCCAGTCTCCAAGCCTCCAGTTTGCTGCAATGGTGTCACTGACAATGGTAGCAGGGGGCAGAGCTAGTTGTTAGGTCGAATTATTTCCTCTGCCCTCCCTTGTTCCAGCTGCTTCTCCTGCCAGGCATGTGCCTCTGCGTCCCACTGGCTCCAGCCCCTTTCCTTCCTGCCCCCGTCTGGCTGCCTGCCAGATCAACTGCCACGCCCGGCGGGCTCAGGAGCGCCTTGGGCCACAATGGGTTAATAAGCCAGCCTGTCGCCTGCGTAAACCAAGGCGGGGCACAGAGGACAGTTTCACACGCCACCCTCCCAGCAGCCCACCGAATCCCCCCTGCACCAGCCTGCTGGGGAGAAGAGTAAGGACTGGGATAGCGAGGGGAGAGGGGCCTgggtgggattgaggggcatcggcagaggtGGAACCCAGGGCTGGAAGAGCAGGAGGCCGTGGGTGGGATtgaggggcagaggtgggaggTGGAATCCAGGGCTGGAAGAGCAGGGGGCCGTgggtgggattgaggggcatgggcagaaagtgcaggagggggctaagGCTGGAACAGAAAGGAAGCTATGGGTCAGGAAAGCAGTTGGGGGGTGGGCGCGAGCCAGGCTCTCGGCCCTTTAACCAGCCGTACGAATTGACTAAGCGCCAAGACAATAAGGGCTTCGGCCGGACTCACCTTTGCCAGGGACCTGAAGACAGGGTAGCTCACGCTGCAGGTGCGGGTGTGCGGGGAGGGGGCACTGCATTCCACCTTCACCTGGGTTTCCCCCTGTGGGAACAGAAGACCCCTTCAccatctctgctccctccctccatcaccgAGCAGGGCCGGATGGGCCCGTCCCCCCGACCTCGCCCGGGCAGGAGGCGCGTATGGGACTGGGAGGACCAgtgctccagcccagcccagcctcacttCTGTGCGCTGCCCTCCGCAACGTGCCATCCCTTCCCTGccaatcccctgcctccagcccctgctcccagcacgcGACCCACCTTGAGCGAGAGGCTGGAGAAGTGGAGGTTTTTGGAGAACCCGAGCTTGAGGCTGGCGTTGTAGGCGTTTTCCTTCTTGTTCTCCAGGACCACGTCCACCAGAACCTTCCTCTTCCCCTTGCGGATAACGTGCGGCTTCTGCCTGAAACGGGAAAGGCGGTGACAATTCAGCGTCAGACCGGGGGGCAGCTTTGGCCAGGCAGCTGCTGCGCCGTCCTTCCCGGGGCAGTGAGACATGCCTGGGGCGAGGCCTGAACCCGCAACCTCGTGATCTAAAGCCCCTGCTATCTCAGCTGGAGAGCTCATCCTCTGGCTGGGACTGATAACCTCTATACACAGACTGGCCTCTAGAGGAGGACAAAGGGCCACCATTTTCTGCATCCATCTCCATGCGTCCTTTAGGGCTCACAAAGCTTCCTGCGGCTCGGGCGAAGCCAGGCTCAGTGCAGACAGTGCCTGGGCCAAGGGCCCCTGTAAGTCCGTGGGAGAGCTGAGAATAGACCCCAGGCCGCTCTGTTCCCAGGGTTGCCATACCTGGAGCCGGCGAGATCCATGCTAGCCTGGAGCACCAGGTCCGTGACGCACTCATTGTCCTCTCCACAGTCCTTGAAGAAAGGGATCTGAAAGCAACGGAGAGGGGTCACTGTTGGCCACTGGGCGCTGGGCTGTTATCCGACATCAGCGTGGGGCGGGGAGGCTGTCTGCAAGGCGGCCGGCTCGCGCCGGCGGCCGGAGTAGATGAAGAGGATTCGAGCTAACACCTTTTGCCCCACCTAACTCAGTCtgccccatcctcttcctccctcaGAGCCTTTAGCAGCAGGGCAGTTGGGAGACGCACGGGGAACGCTCTgagccatagagtttaaggccagaagggaccatctcgTCTGAGCTCCTCTGTGTCACAGGCCGGACCCGCCCAGCACCCGCACACTCAACCCAGCCGCTGAATGTAGACCCAAGTATTACAGCTCACAGGAGACTAGATGACTGGATTTCAAACCACACCAAGACTGCCAGAGTCTAGAACTGAGTGCCcacacacaccaagagagaatctAGAACCACCCATCCAGCCAGTCTAGAACCACACGCACAAGTCTAGaagagcccacaggctactgggATCCATTTCCCAAGGGCACCTTCCGATGTTAGTTTCGTCCTCCACATCTCTCTGTGGTTTTGGAGGCGACCCCGCCCCTTTCTGCTGTCTACAGAAGGTGCTATCCAGCCTCCAAGGCAAGTGCCGACTGCAGGGAAGGGGAAGCAAGGTTTAAAGTGGCCGTAACCAAAGCCTTGCCCAGGTCCCAATCCCAGGAGGTGGGATCCCAGACGCCCAGCAACACAGCGGCTTGTTAATGACCCAGAGCAAAGGGACAGGTCAAGGGCTCACCAGCTTCTTAACAGTGGTGGACGATCTCTCATCCAGCACGGGGCCTGGGTCAGAATCGCTCAGGGCGAACTTCACCATCATGCTGACCGGCCTCAGGTAGTCCGTCGTGTCCTGCCGGGAGGAAGGAACCTAGGCTAGCTTTTGAGACGGGATTCCTTAGCCACCCACCGTCCCCTGGGGAGGATGCCAGCTTTGCTTGAGACCCGCTGGACCCCATGCTTCAGCAAGAGGGTCTGGAAACACTTCCCCCAGGGCATTATGGGATTGAGGGGGTcaccttcctccaaagcatcCAATACTAGCCATAGCTGGAGGCAGGCTAGCTTGGCTAGGCCAATGGTGGGATCCATGTAACTGGAGGTGACATGACTTACAGGTCCCTAAGTGGCCTGAGACTGGCCCTTCTCTCCCTGGGCCATACTCCCGCAGCTGGGAACAGCAGGGCTCTCCAAGCAAGGTCCCCCTTGTTATAAAAGAGGGGGCTGCCAGCCGGGCATTCGCTGGGAGCCTGGAACTTGCTCCTGCTGTAGTCCAAAATAACCTACATTTGATGATGCTGCAAAAGCCCACTGTTGGAGCAGTGTCCTGGAGCGGGCTGGACCCCAGAATCAGGAGGCTTGGTTGCTGGCTGAGCCCCTGTGACACGGACCATTTCTGGGCTGCTGAGGCTTATGTTTAATTGTATTTACTGAATCACTCGTTATGCTAACGGGCCTGGAGCCCAAGCCAGGCCTCATGATTATTTTAAGTCTAAATCCAGAACAAGTCAATAAATAACTCCCGGGCCAGGTAGCTCAAAGATGGGATCAGTTGCAGGAGGAAACCCAAATAGGAGGACAAATGCTCTGATCCCGGGAGGGAAGGACAGCGCCCCCCATTGGGCAATAGTGTGTAGAGCAAGAAGGATCAGGCAGTCCTAAgggaggcagtgtgatctagtgggtagagcaccgGGCTAGGGCCCAGGAGACCTGGAGCAAGATgcttccccgctctgtgcctctgtttcccctcccactctttcgACTGCCGGCTCCCAaagggcagggaccgtctctcgcTATGGGTCTGTCTACGCTGCATGACTGCAGCACGGGCAGACGGACCCGTACCTTAGCCGGCTCGGGTATTAATAGCAATGAAGCTGCAGCCAGGTCCCTGAGTACCACTTGATCCGCTAGCCCGTGTTTGCTGGCAGATAACCCCTCTGCTTGCAGTGCAGCGCAGCCTCGGTCTGTGTGCAGCAGGGGGTGCCGTTGTAATACTGATGCTGAACAGCAGGAGGCAGGATGCTCCATCGCTCCCTTCCTACCCCTCCCATAGCGTCCCCTGTACTCACGATCACGTGGAAGGGGAGCGGCTGGCAGGCTGCCTTCCCCACGCTGGCTCGGAGCCGCTTCTGCACCAGCTTCTGGGAGGTGTCGTCAAACACGGCCCTGGTGCCGAACTTCCTGTCATCCAGAGATGCGCTGTACTTGATCCCTGTGCCGACAAGGGGGCGGAGTCACTCCGGAGTCCCGGCACTCGCCGCGGGCCCACGGCACCGCGTACAAAGCCGGGGGCGGGTGCCGGGGCCCCGCGGCACTCACCGAAATGTCTGTCCCCCCGGCCCGGGGACCTGGAGGAGGCGCGGAAGCAGACGGTGGCCGTGACGCACGCAGAGTCCTTGCCCTGCCTCTGGCAGTTCTTCTGGAGCACGTTGATGGAGGTGGGGTTGACGGCCAGCGAGGCGTTGACCTGGACGATCCTCCGCGACCTGGCCCCCGGGGACCACATGTTCAAGACCCTGGGTCCCTAGGGCGCCCCGGCCTCCCACCGGGGCCAGCTCAGCCCTCCCTCTGCATCGGTTTGTCCAGCCGCAGGGGAAACAAGCACACAGGGAAGCTAGAACAGGACACTCGATTCTTCATGCCCGCGTCCTCTAGGGTACTCAGCCCTCCTAAAGAGGCCTGAAGGTGGGTGGAACTGGCCCCCGCCCCGCAAGACTCACCCCTGCACTGGGGGCCTCCCTCCACGCCTCCTGCCCTGCATTAGCTAAGGCAGTGTAGCTTAGTGGTTAGCGCACtagactgggcctcaggagacctgCCTTCTATTGACCAGACCAGCCGCTGGGCAACCTCAGGCAAGTGACTTCCccccctccgtgcctcagtttccccatctgtacaatggggataacgaCCCTGAGCTCCTTTGGAAAGTGCCACGGCCATCGGTTGGTCCGACACACTCGCCACCTGTCCCGCTCGGCCCCTCCGTGACGGAGGGGAGCGACTCACCGCAGCACCACGGCGGCTCCCTGGGCCCCAACAGCCAAATCCACCAGCTCGTCCCCATCCAGGTCCATCTGCCCGTCCACGCTGCGGCCGAAGTAGCTCAGACTCGGGTGGAGGGACAAGGCTTCGATCCGCTGGCGGGTAAGTGGGGAGTTAGTCACAGGTGGAACAACGGCCTGGGCACCACAGGAACACCCCAGTTTAACTCATTCTCTCAAGAGGCAgcattgcctagtggttagagcaccggACGGGGACTCAGGGGGcctggattttattcccagctctgtcactaacCTGCTGGGTGATCTGGGGCAGGCTACTGTCCcgttctgtgcttcagtttctccacccatcctttgtctggcaagctctttgggacagagagcATCTCAAACTAGGTGTCCATGCAGCAcccagcataatggggccctaCCTTCTGGGCGCTCCGGTGTAGTAATAACAACAGCCCAAGGCCCATTAGCACCAGCCCCCTGGGGAGCCAGCAAGGCGTTCAGGGAGATCCAGGCTGCTCTGACTTGTGCCAGGCACTAGACCAGCACCCAGAGAACCCCAAAGGTAACTTTAAgcccacccaccctcctcccccaggagctcCAGCTGGGAGATCCCAGAGTCTCTGCCTGGCCAGCAGGTAAGAATCCCTGTTGGTGTTTCTAAGCCTGGAGCCCTGTCTCTTTCCCAGGGCAAGGGGACATGGTCACCTCCTGGGACACCCAAAAACTGCCCTCGCTGGACCAGACAAGCTGCTGCATGATGGGCAACCCCCCAACCCGCCTCTGTGCTGAATCTGAGCGCAGGAAAATCCTTTGGCACCCCAAGGGGTCTAGCTACAGGGCAAGCGAGTGAGTCGAGAGGATTTTGATGCCATCTGCCACCAGGGGGCAGCCCAGCCACAAACAAAACCCCACGGCTCTTTATTCAGCCCTCACTCCTAACACCACCCTGCAAAATTGGGGCTCGCTAATTCCTCCCTCATTGTCCCCCCATGTGGGACTCCTGCAGCAAGGGCCCAGATCCTCGCCTATGGAAATCAATAagagttaggcgcctaaatacTCTTGAGCATCTAGGCCCAGATATTGAACACGCGATGGTTTCCTGGGAATTTGTCGGGGCTGGTGGTGGAGGAAAGGTGCCTGTGGCAGGTGGGCGGAGGGacggtctagtggttagagccggtGGGACGGGGAGGACTCAGGACTCTTGGATTCTGTTCCCGGCACcaggagggaagcagaggggggCGGGCACCATGAGTCAGAACTTCTGCGTTCTGTTCCCACCCCTGCCACTGACTTAGGCTATGACTTGGGGCACATCATGGCCCCtcccggtgcctcagtttccctatccgAAAAATAGCGGTTATCATTACCCAGCTCCCTTGAGGATAAGGGGCAAAAAGACTTTAATTAATTAACGTTAGCGAAGCACGTTGAGCTCCTCAGGGGCTAGAGATAGCTGTAAACCTGGCATGACATTATCCATCCATTAACAGCACTTAACCCACTTGTTTACAGTAGGTCCTAGTGTAATGGAAGGCTTGATTTTAGGATCATACCAGTCTCTGGAACTAAATCCTCCTTAACAGGGCTGGGTTATTTCTAAAGAGCTGCAGCCCTGGCCAGGCACCCACCCTCTCGCCCAAGTGACTGACCTGCTGGTACTGCGGCAGGATGGTGCCCCGGGCGCCATGGTAAACGTACACCGCTCCCCTGTGGTCATCCTCCAGGGGCGCTCCCGCCACCACGTCGTTAAAGCCGTCGTGGTTGAGGTCGGGCACGGCTGCCAGGGAGTATCCGAAGCGAGAGTCCTGGGGCTTCTTGGCAGCATGCAGGGTCCCGCTGAACGTCAGGAGCAGCTGGGGTGCGGGGAAGGAAGCGAAAGGGGCTTTACGCCCTCCAAGCCCAGATTCAGCCTCCCTCTGCACCTGCCCGGCCCCCGGCCATGTCTACCGGGAGCCTTTGAGCATGTCGCCCTCCTGTGGCTAGCCCTAGCAATTACAACAGCCCACTACAGAGTTAGTCACTCCTACTCTGTCCTGtcctgccctcccccgccccacgggTGGCGGCAGAACCACATCTAGAGGCCCAGGAGCCTGCTACCAGAGCTGGTCCTTTAGCTCAGGATGTAGAAACCCGTGCTTTAAAACagagaggccccaggttcaatccccccTGTCGACATCCCGGGGTGTGGGGTTAAAACGGCAGGAGCAGAACGACAGCAGAGAGATGTTTGTTTGCGGGGTGTAGGGTGGGGGTctgcttctctttcccctctgcaTGCTTGCATTCCCGTTCCTTCCCCCTGGCAAACCAACAGGACAAGTACCCCACCCGCCCAGGGAGACAGGTAGGGTGGGCGCTGAAATTTACCTGGCCGACTTTGTAGATATAGACCCGGCCTGTTTCTTTGTTCTGACCTCCCAAGTACATTGGGGCAGCAACCAGCAGGACGTCCGTGATTCCGTCCCCATTCACGTCCACAGGACACACTTCGCTACCGAAGTACGAGCCGATCTGCAAAGAGGAtagattggggcgggggggggggggcgcgtcaGGAGGCAGCAAACCCTCATCTTCCTGCCTCCCCAGCATGCTCAATGCCAGCCTTGCTCTCTGCACtgctcaggccttgtctacacccagatgtggcctcaaTTTAACAACTGGTGCTGAATTAACTGAAGCTGGAACCGGTGCCAGAAGCCGTTTAGACGCTGTGTTTAAGCCAGACATAAACTGGTTTAATTTCAGTTGATTCTGAGTCAAAATGGGTTCGCACAGATTTAGCTGACATCGGTTTAAAACAAATCAGTTAAACCAGTTCCACTTCCTCATGCAGACAAAGCCCCAAACTAATCTGCCCCTCTTTGGGAGATaatggttggggggtggggtggggggtggaatggAATGGAAAACTGCATTATaatgttcagccactaggtgacaCTGTGTGTAACTTTACCAGGACGAGCCAGAGCAGCCGTAAATGTATCCTCATGAGAAATCATCTCTGTGTATGTGGCATTAACGGGGGCAGAAGGGGGTGTATCATTCAGAGTGATGCATCACCACGAGCAGGGCGACCCCCTTTTTTATACGCTCGCACGTGCAATTGTGCACGGTGGGAATTTTTCACCGAATGCTTTTTTCCCGGAACCCCAAACCTGGTCCCAAAGCAGGGTCGGGCTCAAGGAAATCTGACTCGAAGAccgtgtgtgcgtgggggggagggggggtgtcagCATTCTCTGGCCTTTTCCAGCTTTCCAGTGCCAAGTGGCTTTTCAGTCTGACGTTTAAGCTGATTAGAGCGGAAaaaagctggggcagagggcaaAATGGAAAGGCAATGTTTGGATGGCCCCAGAAGGCGGAAAATGGCAGGTTTCTGGTTTGTGGCTATTTTTAAGAGTTCATCCCAGTTCAAGATGGGAAAAAAACGTCGACCTCTCAGAAATATTCCTGGGCTGGGGAAACTGTCTCCTGCCCGGTTCGAACAGCCCGCGCTTTCCGCCCTGCTCCCGTAACCCATCCCCGATGCCACAGGCTCTGGATTCACAGGCAAGTCACGGGAGGAGCGGAGACAGACTAGAGAGACAGGCTTAGCCCAACCCCACGCTGGCTGCCCGGCCCCTACCTGCTCCCCAGCGAGGGCCTGGGATATGACCACCCGCCCGCTGTTGCTCATCTCGAACAGGATAACCTTCCCCTTGTGCTTAAAACGCGGTGCCCCCGCCACGTAGAGACGCTTCCCGTTCCGGAGCCGGACCGAGGAGACTGTGTAACCTGTCATGAGAGAGGGGGACCCCGTCAGCTCTGCCTCTGGCACCCTGAGACGCTCTACACTGCAGAGAACATCAGGGCTGTTCTACAGGGTGGGCCGTGGGTTCCTGGGACGGGGGGGCAGGCAGCTGGTCAGTCTTGGGGTTTGGTAGGCTGACACAGAGAAGTGGGTTTTACTGATCTGTGGCACTTTCTCCAGGGGCGTTACTCTGAAGATGACCCTTCCAGAGAGAAGAAtggggcaggaactgtttctttggtctgtgtttgtacagcaccttgcaccatGGGTGGCTGTGAGGTGCcaccacaatgcaaataaaaagaaattaacaaGACAGTGACTAAAGGCACAGAGTTGTTCCCTGGCCTAGTCCTCTAGAGCCAGCCAGCTCTCCTTTTCCTCTGGGGCCCATGGAGAGATGTGTTTCCCATGCATtgttccccctgccccagatttTCCTGGGCCATCCTGACTTTGACAGAACCAGGGTATGGGCAGCCATGGGGCACATGCCTATCAGAGCTGGTACCTTGCCCACTCGTGTGACAGAAGCCAGCTGGCAGCTAACAACGGCTTCCAGACCCAGCAGGGattgtccttttgttctgtttatacAGCGCCCAGCGCCAgagggtcctggcccatgactggggttccCAGGCGCATccacaatacaag
This window contains:
- the ITGA10 gene encoding integrin alpha-10 codes for the protein MHDDGATTFPVAGGNQLYKLNPGPCAAGCGLPVLFVAGLCRSFNIDVKRPQIFQGPPEAQFGYKVLQHEAGGEKWMLVGAPWDGTADNRKGDVYKCVMGARNVSACAKVNLGDLALRNVSTQIRNMHFGMTLLDNKEDGFVACAPLWSQECGTSMFSTGICTRVDGSFQPTETIAPTAQRCSTYMDIVIVLDGSNSIYPWYEVQNFLSNILSKFFIDPNQIQVGVLQYGEKAVHEWSLWDYQTAEEVVEAAKNISRQEGRETRTAFAIHKACSEAFSPERGGREGATKLVIVVTDGESHDGDELPEALAECEKRNITRYAIAVLGHYMRRQQDPHSFINEIKYIASDPDEKYFFNVSDEAALNDIVDALGDRIFSLEGTHGYNESSFELEMSQIGFSTHLLEDGILFGTVGAYDWDGAVLKESRHGRVILPRKAFEKEFPLELKNHAAYLGYTVSSVRLRNGKRLYVAGAPRFKHKGKVILFEMSNSGRVVISQALAGEQIGSYFGSEVCPVDVNGDGITDVLLVAAPMYLGGQNKETGRVYIYKVGQLLLTFSGTLHAAKKPQDSRFGYSLAAVPDLNHDGFNDVVAGAPLEDDHRGAVYVYHGARGTILPQYQQRIEALSLHPSLSYFGRSVDGQMDLDGDELVDLAVGAQGAAVVLRSRRIVQVNASLAVNPTSINVLQKNCQRQGKDSACVTATVCFRASSRSPGRGDRHFGIKYSASLDDRKFGTRAVFDDTSQKLVQKRLRASVGKAACQPLPFHVIDTTDYLRPVSMMVKFALSDSDPGPVLDERSSTTVKKLIPFFKDCGEDNECVTDLVLQASMDLAGSRQKPHVIRKGKRKVLVDVVLENKKENAYNASLKLGFSKNLHFSSLSLKGETQVKVECSAPSPHTRTCSVSYPVFRSLAKVAFLLEFEFSCSFLLDRAHLKLTASSDSIEMNETLHDNTVQPFTYVSYEPDLFLSSEAILNRYEVHPAGTFSSSVGPEFKTTIKVQNLGCYAVRNLSVSMYLPAMAFRRSYFLSITRIIADNVTCVVQNLTEATLRSQAGVIPIHPEDLLHADRLNCSNAWCQVVRCELEQLEKNTEVSIHLLRVIHNDFFRRAKFKTVKVISTFALVAKENSFLFLEESAHRRETVLEIIQPKRIPISLWILIGSSIGGLLLLALIIFCLWKLGFFTHKKIQEEEKEEQ